Proteins from one Mustela erminea isolate mMusErm1 chromosome 20, mMusErm1.Pri, whole genome shotgun sequence genomic window:
- the GIGYF1 gene encoding GRB10-interacting GYF protein 1 isoform X1, producing MAAETLNFGPEWLRALSSGGSVASPPPSPAMPKYKLADYRYGREEMLALYVKENKVPDELQDREFAAVLQEEPLQPLALEPLTEEEQRNFSLSVNSVAVLRLMGKGAGPPLGGTSRGRGSTRSRGRGRGDSCFYQRSIEEGDGAFGRNPREIQRSQSWDDRGERRFEKSARRDGARSGFEEGGAGPRKEHARSDSENWRSLREEQEEEEEGSWRLGAGPRRDGDRWRSASPDGGPRSAGWREHGDRRRKFEFDLRGDRGGCGEEEGRGGGGSAHLRRCRGPDGFEEDKDGLPEWCLDDEDEEMGTFDASGAFLPLKKGPKEPIPEEQELDFQGLEEEEEEPPEGLDEGGPEAGGKELTPLPPQEEKSSSPSPLPTLGPLWGANGEGDDAADKDLPAAEDDVRGLPLSPGVGSPSGPPGDLEDDEGLKHLQQEAEKLVASLQDSSLEEEQFTAAMQAQGLRHSAAATALPLSHGAARKWFYKDPQGEIQGPFTTQEMAEWFQAGYFSMALLVKRGCDEGFQPLGEVIKMWGRVPFAPGPSPPPLLGNMDQERLKKQQEMAAAALYQQLQHQQFLQLVGSRQLPQCALREKAALGDLSPPQQQQLAAFLQQLQALKPPRGGDQNLLPTMNRSLSVPDSGPLWDIHTSASSQSGGEASLWDIPINSSTQGPILEQLQLQHKFQERREVELRAKREEEERKRREEKRRQQQQQEEQKRRQEEEELFRRKQVRQQELLLKLLQQQQAVAAVPVPPAPSSPPPLWAGLAKQGLSMKTLLELQLEGERQLHKQPAPREPSRAQAPNHRVQLGGLSSAPLNQWVSEAGPLWGGPDKSGGGSGGPGLWEDTLKSGGSLARSLGLKNSRSSPSLSDSYSHLSGRPVRKKTEEEEKLLKLLQGIPRPQDGFTQWCEQMLHTLSTTGSLDVPMAVAILKEVESPYDVHDYIRSCLGDTLEAKEFAKQFLERRAKQKASQQRQQQQEAWLSSGSLQTAFQTNHSTKLGPGEGSKAKRRALMLHSDPSILGEFGGVATKAAFYSAGARSLGRAQTQLLPGFRVLPARTFW from the exons ATGGCAGCAGAGACCCTCAATTTTGGGCCTGAGTG GTTGCGAGCGCTTTCCAGTGGTGGCAGCgtggcctccccgcccccctcccccgccatgcCCAAGTACAAGCTGGCCGACTACCGCTACGGGCGAGAGGAGATGCTGGCGCTCTACGTCAAGGAGAACAAG GTGCCGGATGAGCTGCAGGACAGGGAGTTTGCTGCGGTGCTACAGGAGGAGCCGCTGCAGCCGCTGGCGCTGGAGCCGCTGACCGAGGAGGAGCAg agAAACTTCTCCCTGTCAGTGAACAGTGTGGCTGTGCTGAGGCTGATGGGGAAAGGGGCTGGTCCCCCCCTAGGTGGCACCTCCCGTGGCAGGGGCAGCACTCGGAGCCGAG GCCGAGGCCGTGGTGACAGTTGCTTTTACCAAAGAAGCATTGAAGAAGGCGATGGGGCCTTCGGCCGAAACCCCCGGGAGATCCAGCGTAGCCAGAGTTGGGATGACAG AGGCGAGAGAAGGTTTGAGAAGTCGGCCAGGAGGGATGGAG cacgATCCGGGtttgaggagggaggggctggcccgAGGAAGGAGCATGCCCGCTCGGATAGCGAGAACTGGCGTTCTCTTCGGGAggagcaagaggaggaggaggagggcagttGGAGACTCGGGGCAGGACCCCGGCGAGACGGCGACCGCTGGCGCTCAGCCAGCCCTG ATGGCGGCCCCCGCTCTGCTGGCTGGCGGGAACACGGGGACCGGCGTCGCAAGTTTGAGTTTGATTTGCGAGGGGACCGAGGAGGGTGTGGTGAAGAggaagggcggggtgggggaggcagcgCCCACCTGCGGAGGTGCCGGGGGCCTGACGGCTTCGAGGAAGACAAGGACGGGCTCCCAGAGTGGTGCCTGGATGACGAGGACGAAGAGATGGGCACCTTCGATGCCTCGGGGGCCTTCCTGCCTCTCAAG AAGGGCCCTAAGGAGCCCATTCCTGAGGAGCAGGAGCTTGACTTCCAGggcctggaggaagaggaggaagagcctCCCGAAGGGCTAGACGAGGGGGGGCCTGAGGCAG GAGGAAAGGAGCTGACCCCACTACCTCCTCAGGAGGAGAAGTCCagttccccctccccactgcccaccttGGGCCCACTCTGGGGAGCTAATGGGGAAGGGGATGACGCCGCAGACAAGGACCTGCCAGCAGCTGAAG ATGATGTGAGGGGACTGCCGCTGAGTCCTGGGGTAGGCTCACCATCTGGCCCACCTGGAGATCTGGAGGATGATGAAGGCCTGAAACACCTGCAGCAG GAGGCGGAGAAGCTGGTGGCCTCCCTGCAGGacagctccctggaggaggagcagTTCACGGCCGCCATGCAGGCCCAGGGCCTGCGCCACTCAGCGGCTGCCACCGCCCTCCCCCTCAGCCATGGTGCCGCCCGGAAGTGGTTCTACAAGGACCCCCAGGGGGAGATCCAAG GCCCCTTCACAACACAGGAGATGGCAGAGTGGTTCCAGGCGGGCTATTTTTCCATGGCGCTGCTTGTGAAGCGGGGCTGCGATGAGGGCTTCCAGCCCCTGGGTGAGGTGATCAAGATGTGGGGTCGCGTGCCCTTTGCCCCAGGACCCTCGCCACCCCCACTGCTG GGCAACATGGACCAGGAGCGGCTGAAGAAGCAGCAGGAGATGGCCGCCGCAGCCTTGTACCAGCAGCTGCAGCACCAGCAGTTCCTGCAGCTGGTTGGCAG CCGGCAGCTCCCGCAGTGCGCGCTCCGGGAGAAGGCGGCTCTGGGGGACCTGAGTccaccacagcagcagcagctcgcGGCGTTCCTGCAGCAGCTCCAAGCTCTCAAACCGCCCAG AGGCGGGGACCAGAACCTGCTCCCGACCATGAACCGGTCCTTGTCGGTGCCGGATTCGGGCCCCCTCTGGGACATACATACCTCAGCCTCATCACAGTCAG GCGGTGAGGCCAGTCTTTGGGACATACCAATTAACTCTTCGACTCAGGGTCCAATTCTAGAACAACTCCAGCTGCAACACAAA TTCCAAGAGCGCAGAGAAGTGGAGCTCAGGGCgaagcgggaggaggaggagcgcaAGCGGCGGGAGGAgaagcggcggcagcagcagcagcaggaggagcagaagcggcggcaggaggaggaggagctgttTCGCCGCAAGCAG GTGCGGCAGCAGGAGCTCCTGCTGAAGCtgctgcagcagcagcaggcgGTGGCCGCTGTCCCCGTGCCGCCGGCGCCCAGCTCCCCGCCCCCGCTGTGGGCCGGCCTGGCCAAGCAGGGGCTGTCCATGAAGACGCTGCTCGAGCTGCAGTTGGAGGGCGAGCGGCAGCTGCACAAGCAGCCGGCGCCCCGGGAGCCGTCGCGGGCCCAGGCCCCCAACCACCGCGTG CAGCTTGGGGGCCTGAGTTCGGCCCCCCTGAACCAGTGGGTGTCTGAGGCCGGGCCGCTGTGGGGCGGACCCGACAAGAGCGGGGGCGGCAGCGGCGGCCCGGGGCTCTGGGAGGACACCCTCAAGAGCGGCGGGAGCCTGGCCCGCAGCCTGGGTTTGAAGAACAGCCGGAGCAGCCCCTCTCTCAG TGACTCGTACAGCCACCTGTCGGGTCGGCCCGTGCGCAAAAAGacggaggaggaagagaagctgcTGAAGCTGCTGCAGGGCATCCCCAGGCCCCAGGACGGCTTCACCCAGTGGTGCGAGCAGATGCTGCACACGCTGAGCACCACGGGCAGCCTGGATG TGCCCATGGCTGTAGCGATCCTCAAGGAGGTGGAATCCCCCTATGACGTCCACGATTATATCCGTTCCTGCTTGGGGGACACGCTGGAAGCCAAAGAATTTGCCAAACAGTTCCTAGAGCGGAGGGCCAAGCAGAAAGCCAgccagcagcggcagcagcagcag gAGGCGTGGCTGAGCAGTGGCTCCCTACAGACCGCCTTTCAGACCAACCACAGCACCAAACTCGGCCCTGGGGAGGGCAGCAAGGCCAAGAGGCGGGCGCTGATGCTGCACTCAGATCCTAGCATCTTGGGTGAGTTCGGGGGTGTGGCCACGAAGGCGGCTTTTTACTCAGCAGGGGCCAGGAGCCTGGGGAGAGCTCAAACCCAGCTTCTCCCCGGCTTCAGGGTACTCCCTGCACGGACCTTCTGGTGA